In Brevibacillus marinus, the genomic window AGCGCGCCAAGAGATACAAGGCCTTGAAACAGCAGCTAACCGAACAGGAAGTGGCCCTTTACGTGCAGCAAATTGAAGCTGCGCACGCGAAGTGGCAGGAAGCGACGGAACGGGTGAAAGAGCTGCAGCAAAAGCTGGCTGCGCTGTCCGCCGAAGCGTCCGCGCAGGAGGCCAAACTGGAACAAGCTCGCTTCCATGTCGCACAGCTTGATCAGTCGATTGAAGAACTGCAGCAGACGCTCCTCGCCGTCAGCGAAGAAGTGGAGAAGGCGGAAGGACAGCGCGAAGTCCTGAAGGAGCGGCAGCGCAACCTGGCGGCAAACCGCCAGCAAACGCTGGAGCAGATGCACAGGTTGACGGAGAAGCAGCGGCTGCTGGAAGCACAGATCGCGGAGGAGCAAAAGCGCCAGGCGGAAGCGGAAACGCGCCTGGCGGAAGCGGCGCGCTCGCTGGCGGAAGCAGAGGAAGCGTACGCCCAGATGGCGCAGTTGCTGCACGACGACGTGGAAACCTTGAAGAGCGATTACTTTGAAACGTTGAACGAACTGGCCAATCTGCGCAACGACATCCGGCACGCGGAGCAGCTTCTGCAAACCCATCAAGTGCGGGTGGAACGGCTGCTCAACGATCAGCAGCGGCTCGCGCAGGAAGAGCAGGAGCGGGTCAAACAACAGGAAGCGCTCCGCCAGGAGCTGGCCGCGTTGGAAAGCGCGATGGCCGCCACCTTGGCGCAGTACCGCAAGCTGATGGAAGAGATCCGTAATCGGCAGCTGCAGGCGGAGGCGGCCCGAGGGGAACTGCATCAGTTGGAACAGCGCAAGGAAGCGGCGCAGTCGCGGCTCGACTTGATCAGGGAAATGCAGAGCGAGTTTGCCGGCTTCCAGCAGGGCGTCAAAGAGATCCTGAAAGCGCGGGAAAAAGGGTTTCCCGGCATTCACGGCGCGGTCGCCGAACTGATCAGCGTGCCGGAGAAAGTGGAAACAGCGATTGAAGTGGCGCTGGGCGGCGCCTTGCAGAACGTGGTGGTTGCAGATGAGGCGACCGGACGAAAAGCGATCGCGTACCTGAAACAGCACGATTTGGGCCGCGCCACGTTTTTGCCGCTGGACGTGATTCGCCCGCGGATGCTTCAGGAAAGCGACAGGCGGGCAATCGAGCAGCAGGCGGGCGTGGTCGGCATCGCCAGCCAGCTCGTCGAAACCGCTCAGCCGTATCGCTCCATCGTCGAGTCGCTGCTCGGCCATGTGATCGTCACCGAGACACTGGAACAGGCCAACCGGGTGGCGCGAAGCTGCGGCTACCGCTATCGTGTCGTCACGCTGGAGGGCGACGTGGTCAATGCCGGCGGTTCGATGACCGGCGGCGCATTGAAAAAGAACGCGGCCAACCTGCTGGGCAGGGGGCGGCAGGCGGAAGAGCTGGAGGCTGCGCTGCAACAACTGGAGCGGGAGATACGCGAGAAACGGGCGGCCATCGAAGCGCTGGCGGCCGAAATCAATCAGATGGAGCAAGCGCAGGAACAGCTGCGCTCGCAAGCAGAGAGCCAGCGCCTGAAAGAACAGGAGCTGAAAGGACTGGCCCAGCAGAGTGAAGCGGAAGGCAGGACGATTGCCGAGCGGCTGTTTGTTCTAACGCAGGATTTGCAAAGCTACCAGCAGGAGATGGCGGAGGCGAGCGGCAAGCTGCAGGAACAAAAGCAGCGTTTGGCTGAACTGGGCAAAGTGGAACAGCAGTTGAGCGAACAGATTGCCGCGGCGGAAGCGAAGCGGCAGGAACATCTTTCCAACAAGGAAGAGATGAATGAGCGGATTACTGTGTTGAAAGTGACGGCCGCCCAGGCGCGGCAGGAACACCAATCCCGCAGCGAACAGGTTGAACGGCTGGCCGAACAGCTGGACGCCTTGAAGCGGGAGTGGGCGGAGGCGAACGACAGCCTTTCGCAGCTGGCTGAGCAGGAGCGGGAAAGCAGCGAAGCGCTTCGCCAACTGGAAGCGAAGATCGGCGAACTGCGTCAGGACAAGGAGCGGGTCGGCGCTTTGATTCAGGAACGGCGCGGTGAGCGTGCCGCTTTGTTTGCCAAGCAGGAGCAGTTGGAGTTGGAGGCAAAAGAAGGACTAAAACAGCGAAAAGCGGTGGAAGAACAGCTGCACCAGGAAGAAGTGAAGGCGAACCGCTGTGATGTGGAGCTGGATCACCTGCTGAACAAGCTGTCCGAGGAGTACGAGCTGAGCTACGAGCTGGCCAGCCAGCGCTACCGCTCCCAGCTTGACATGCAGGAGCAGCAGCAGAGCGTGGCACGTCTAAAACAAGAGATCAGCGAGCTGGGGACGGTCAACCTGGGGGCGATGGAAGAGTACGAACGGTTGGCGGAACGCCTCGCCTTTCTGCGGACGCAGGAAGCCGATCTGAACGAAGCCAAGGCGATGCTGTACGAGGTGATCGCCGAGATGGACGAAGAGATGTCCCGCCGCTTCCGCGAGACGTTTGAGCAGATCCGCGAACAGTTCCAGGAAGTATTCCGCGAACTGTTTGGCGGCGGGCGGGCCGATCTGTTGCTGTCCCAACCGGATAACCTCCTGGAGACGGGCGTTGACATCGTCGCGCAGCCGCCCGGCAAAAAGCTGCAGAATCTGGCCCTCCTGTCGGGGGGCGAACGGGCGTTTACGGCGATGGCGCTGCTCTTCTCCATCCTCAGGGTGAAGCCGGTTCCCTTCTGCGTGCTGGACGAGGTGGAAGCCGCGCTGGACGAAGCCAACGTGAGCCGCTTCGCCGAATACATGCATCGCTTCAGCAAGCAGACGCAGTTTATCTGTGTCACCCACCGCAAGGGAACGATGGAGAACGCTGACGTGCTGTACGGCATTACGATGCAGGAAAGCGGCGTTTCCAAACTGGTGTCGGTGCGGCTGGAAGATACCAAGAAGCTGATCGAGTCCGCCTCCTAGGGCGGGTGCGGCGGACAGGCAAGGAGGATGAGCGGTGTGAGTTTTTTGCAAAAACTGCGCCAAGCGATCGTGCAAAAATCGGAAGCGGTCACGCAAAAGTTTACCAGCGGATTGAGCAAGACCCGAGATGTGCTCATCGGGCGCGTGGAAGCGCTGATCCGCCGTTACAAAAAAATCGATGACGATTTCTTTGAAGAACTGGAAGAGATCCTGATCGGCGCGGACGTCGGCGTGGGCACGGTGATGGAGCTGATTGACGGGCTGCGCGAGGAAGTGCGCAAGCGCAGGATAGAAAACGCGCTTGAGCTGCAGCCGCTGCTCTCCGAGCGGCTGGTGGCGCTGCTGCAAAATGAGCGCGAGCAGGATACGGCGCTGAACGTGGCCGACGGGCGGCTCAACGTGATTCTGTTCGTCGGGGTCAACGGCGTCGGGAAGACGACGACGATCGGCAAGCTGGCTCATCTGTTCAGACAGCAGGGGAAAAAGGTGCTGCTGGCGGCAGGGGACACCTTCCGCGCCGCCGCCATCGAACAGCTGGAAGTGTGGGGGCAGCGCGTCGGCGTCGATGTGATCAAACACGGCCAGGGCGCTGATCCGGCGGCCGTGATTTTCGATGCGCTGCAGGCAGCCAAAGCGCGCGGCGTGGACGTGCTGTTGTGCGACACCGCCGGCCGCCTGCAAAACAAGGTGAACCTGATGGAAGAACTGAACAAAATCTACCGCGTGGTCCAGCGGGAAGTGCCGGGCGCACCGCACGAAGTGCTGCTGGTGCTGGACGCCACCACCGGGCAGAACGCCCTCTCCCAGGCGCGGACGTTTGGCCAGTCAGCCGGGGTGACCGGCATCGTCCTGACCAAACTGGACGGTACGGCAAAGGGGGGCATCGTCATCGCTATCCGCAACGAACTGAATCTGCCGGTAAAATTGGTCGGCTTGGGCGAGAAACTGGACGACCTGCAGCCATTTGATCCCGAGCAGTTCGTGCATGCCTTGTTTGCCGAGGTGATCGGACGGGAGGAACAGTCTGCGGACGATGTCAACAAAAATCCTTGACAGCATGAGGGGAATTCGGTAGTATTAGAATGGCTTTGTAAAGCAAAATCCTTTACAGCCTCGCAACCGAAGATCCTGACATGAGGATTGGTTCTGATGCTGGAAAAGACCAATCAAGTGAATCTCTTGTTCGATTTTTACGCCCCCCTGCTGAAAGGGAAGCAGCGCAAGTAC contains:
- the smc gene encoding chromosome segregation protein SMC, which produces MYLKRLELIGFKSFADRTELEFVPGVTAVVGPNGSGKSNISDAIRWVLGEQSAKSLRGAKMEDVIFAGSESRKPVNFAEVSLTLDNTDQSLGIAYSEVTVTRRVYRSGESEYAINNRACRLKDIMELFMDTGVGKEAYSIIGQGRIEEILSTKPEDRRGIFEEAAGIVKYKTRKREAEKKLEETEQNLVRIHDIITELAEQAGPLQEQAERAKRYKALKQQLTEQEVALYVQQIEAAHAKWQEATERVKELQQKLAALSAEASAQEAKLEQARFHVAQLDQSIEELQQTLLAVSEEVEKAEGQREVLKERQRNLAANRQQTLEQMHRLTEKQRLLEAQIAEEQKRQAEAETRLAEAARSLAEAEEAYAQMAQLLHDDVETLKSDYFETLNELANLRNDIRHAEQLLQTHQVRVERLLNDQQRLAQEEQERVKQQEALRQELAALESAMAATLAQYRKLMEEIRNRQLQAEAARGELHQLEQRKEAAQSRLDLIREMQSEFAGFQQGVKEILKAREKGFPGIHGAVAELISVPEKVETAIEVALGGALQNVVVADEATGRKAIAYLKQHDLGRATFLPLDVIRPRMLQESDRRAIEQQAGVVGIASQLVETAQPYRSIVESLLGHVIVTETLEQANRVARSCGYRYRVVTLEGDVVNAGGSMTGGALKKNAANLLGRGRQAEELEAALQQLEREIREKRAAIEALAAEINQMEQAQEQLRSQAESQRLKEQELKGLAQQSEAEGRTIAERLFVLTQDLQSYQQEMAEASGKLQEQKQRLAELGKVEQQLSEQIAAAEAKRQEHLSNKEEMNERITVLKVTAAQARQEHQSRSEQVERLAEQLDALKREWAEANDSLSQLAEQERESSEALRQLEAKIGELRQDKERVGALIQERRGERAALFAKQEQLELEAKEGLKQRKAVEEQLHQEEVKANRCDVELDHLLNKLSEEYELSYELASQRYRSQLDMQEQQQSVARLKQEISELGTVNLGAMEEYERLAERLAFLRTQEADLNEAKAMLYEVIAEMDEEMSRRFRETFEQIREQFQEVFRELFGGGRADLLLSQPDNLLETGVDIVAQPPGKKLQNLALLSGGERAFTAMALLFSILRVKPVPFCVLDEVEAALDEANVSRFAEYMHRFSKQTQFICVTHRKGTMENADVLYGITMQESGVSKLVSVRLEDTKKLIESAS
- the ftsY gene encoding signal recognition particle-docking protein FtsY; the protein is MSFLQKLRQAIVQKSEAVTQKFTSGLSKTRDVLIGRVEALIRRYKKIDDDFFEELEEILIGADVGVGTVMELIDGLREEVRKRRIENALELQPLLSERLVALLQNEREQDTALNVADGRLNVILFVGVNGVGKTTTIGKLAHLFRQQGKKVLLAAGDTFRAAAIEQLEVWGQRVGVDVIKHGQGADPAAVIFDALQAAKARGVDVLLCDTAGRLQNKVNLMEELNKIYRVVQREVPGAPHEVLLVLDATTGQNALSQARTFGQSAGVTGIVLTKLDGTAKGGIVIAIRNELNLPVKLVGLGEKLDDLQPFDPEQFVHALFAEVIGREEQSADDVNKNP